One Natrinema marinum genomic window carries:
- a CDS encoding signal peptidase complex subunit 2: protein MSPRTEQREPEQVRELGHEEYDPIGTAILIGIYFLILVLLWIFMYFVEFLGNGPTVVDLLLPVVGLA, encoded by the coding sequence ATGAGTCCCAGGACTGAACAACGAGAGCCCGAGCAGGTTCGTGAACTCGGGCACGAGGAGTACGATCCCATCGGAACGGCGATCCTGATCGGGATTTACTTCCTGATACTGGTGTTGCTGTGGATATTCATGTACTTCGTCGAGTTCCTCGGCAACGGACCGACCGTCGTCGACCTGCTCCTCCCGGTGGTGGGACTGGCATGA
- a CDS encoding DUF7559 family protein yields the protein MPPTEEVVCTDDDCFLDIFENHYTYDVPDDLEVSQLSCPVCGGTDCLERVEL from the coding sequence ATGCCCCCAACGGAAGAGGTCGTGTGCACCGACGATGACTGCTTTCTCGACATCTTCGAGAACCACTACACCTACGACGTACCCGACGACCTCGAGGTCTCGCAGCTGTCGTGTCCGGTCTGTGGCGGCACCGACTGCCTCGAGCGGGTGGAGCTCTAA
- a CDS encoding NAD(P)/FAD-dependent oxidoreductase — protein MSGADDPDLAVGVDAFTEEGAGLEVAVVGAGAVGATAAYDLAREGADVTLYDRGSVASGSTGRAAGICYDAFADGLDAEIASDAIERFRALSGDDTFPFVECPYVWLAREGDDERADAVREEVARMQDNGVVAFEMDADALADRFPVLRTDDVAVAGIAGAAGYADPAEYAACLAAAATGAGATLETETPVEIRSDPTGVVRPNGELHEVDAVLVAAGAHTKALLADAGIDLAMKPYRVQALVSSGDFAEPMCYDATGDFYVRPHADGLLAGDGTETREADPDGYDRDADDGFADGLRERVAHRVPAIAETDASLERAWAGLCTATPDRDPLVGALEDGLYVATGFQGHGFMRAPAIGERITTEILGGEGIDAFDPTRFDGDEAFEIGAGMALEPN, from the coding sequence ATGAGCGGAGCCGACGACCCTGATCTGGCCGTCGGTGTAGATGCCTTCACGGAGGAGGGTGCGGGTCTCGAGGTGGCGGTCGTCGGCGCGGGTGCCGTCGGCGCGACCGCGGCTTACGACCTCGCCCGCGAGGGCGCGGACGTGACACTCTACGACCGCGGGAGCGTCGCGAGCGGTTCCACCGGACGCGCGGCGGGGATCTGCTACGACGCGTTTGCGGACGGGCTCGACGCCGAAATCGCGAGCGACGCGATCGAACGCTTCCGCGCGCTGTCGGGCGACGACACCTTCCCGTTCGTCGAGTGCCCCTACGTCTGGCTCGCCCGCGAGGGCGACGACGAACGGGCCGACGCCGTCCGCGAGGAAGTCGCGCGGATGCAGGACAACGGCGTCGTCGCCTTCGAAATGGACGCCGACGCGCTCGCGGACCGGTTTCCGGTCCTGCGAACCGACGACGTTGCGGTCGCGGGGATCGCCGGCGCGGCGGGGTACGCCGATCCGGCCGAGTACGCGGCCTGCCTCGCGGCCGCGGCCACCGGTGCGGGGGCCACCCTCGAGACCGAGACGCCCGTCGAGATCCGATCCGACCCGACGGGGGTGGTCCGTCCGAACGGCGAACTGCACGAGGTCGACGCGGTGCTGGTAGCTGCGGGCGCACACACGAAAGCGCTGCTCGCGGACGCCGGCATCGACCTCGCGATGAAACCCTACCGCGTGCAGGCGCTGGTCTCGAGTGGCGACTTCGCGGAGCCGATGTGTTACGACGCGACCGGCGACTTCTACGTGCGGCCCCACGCTGACGGCCTCCTCGCGGGCGACGGGACCGAGACCCGCGAGGCCGATCCCGACGGCTACGACCGCGATGCGGATGACGGGTTCGCCGACGGTCTTCGAGAGCGGGTCGCACATCGCGTTCCGGCCATCGCGGAGACGGACGCGAGTCTCGAGCGAGCGTGGGCCGGCCTCTGTACCGCGACGCCGGATCGAGATCCGCTGGTCGGAGCGCTCGAGGACGGACTCTACGTCGCGACCGGCTTCCAGGGCCACGGCTTCATGCGCGCGCCGGCGATCGGGGAGCGAATCACAACGGAGATACTGGGCGGGGAAGGGATCGACGCGTTCGATCCGACGCGGTTCGACGGCGACGAGGCGTTCGAGATCGGGGCAGGAATGGCGCTCGAGCCGAACTGA
- a CDS encoding CDGSH iron-sulfur domain-containing protein — protein sequence MTRLVELEEQGPRKLDPSDIDDEKGDIAVCRCGLSESFPFCDGSHRRTRDEDEGTTYVYEDGHRREVERVVTADDGDE from the coding sequence ATGACGCGACTGGTCGAACTCGAGGAACAGGGACCGCGGAAGCTCGACCCCTCGGATATCGACGACGAGAAGGGCGATATCGCGGTCTGTCGGTGCGGGCTCTCGGAGTCGTTTCCTTTCTGTGACGGGAGCCACCGACGGACGCGCGACGAGGACGAGGGGACGACCTACGTCTACGAGGACGGACACCGGCGGGAAGTCGAGCGGGTCGTGACGGCCGACGACGGCGACGAGTAG
- a CDS encoding CbaC protein, producing the protein MRISGGALLVVLAMLVPFIVELRTALSWFGIELTLLETAVLGSATVLAVLAWAVWPLDDDTNGESSRPS; encoded by the coding sequence ATGCGCATCTCCGGCGGGGCACTCCTCGTCGTCCTGGCCATGCTCGTCCCCTTCATCGTCGAACTCCGGACGGCGCTCTCGTGGTTCGGCATCGAACTGACGCTCCTCGAGACGGCCGTGCTCGGCTCGGCGACCGTGCTCGCGGTCCTCGCGTGGGCGGTGTGGCCGCTGGACGACGACACCAACGGGGAGTCGTCACGGCCCAGCTGA
- a CDS encoding cytochrome-ba3 oxidase subunit: MNLETVAPRLAATAGLLAIVPVLVYGTTNSVAAGVVSAVNVAIIIGSLYLAMSPVEGGHGDDHHDGSGAAG, from the coding sequence ATGAACCTCGAGACAGTCGCACCGCGGCTGGCGGCGACCGCGGGGCTTCTTGCGATCGTCCCAGTACTCGTTTACGGAACGACCAACTCAGTCGCTGCCGGCGTCGTTAGCGCGGTCAACGTCGCGATCATCATCGGCTCGCTGTACCTCGCGATGTCGCCAGTCGAGGGAGGGCACGGCGACGACCACCACGACGGAAGCGGCGCCGCCGGCTGA
- a CDS encoding sulfite exporter TauE/SafE family protein, with translation MAMGPGTVPEHVNLLVLLVVGLLAGAHCLGMCGPLVTTYADRIGAASEKRRDDTLTGYEVRQHALFNLGRTVSYAAIGGLFGLLGAVTIASSEAVAELGNGVRGATGILVGIAIVASGVYYVRGRTAVPGHNLPVVGALFRRLTTLLSSRVDRLATSPGIVALGAVHGFMPCPIIYPAYLYAFALGSPTQGALSLAVLGLGTIPTLFAYGTVLNTIEPETRVRLHRGLGAAFIVLGYIPLSHGLMLYGIHLPHVPLPFEPLF, from the coding sequence ATGGCGATGGGTCCGGGCACTGTCCCCGAGCACGTGAACCTGCTCGTCCTCCTCGTCGTCGGCCTGCTGGCCGGCGCGCACTGTCTGGGGATGTGCGGTCCGCTGGTGACGACCTACGCCGACCGGATCGGCGCCGCGAGCGAGAAGCGTCGCGACGACACGCTCACCGGCTACGAAGTGCGCCAGCACGCGCTGTTCAATCTCGGTCGGACGGTCAGCTATGCGGCCATCGGCGGCCTGTTCGGTCTGCTCGGCGCGGTCACGATCGCCTCGAGCGAGGCCGTCGCCGAGCTCGGGAACGGCGTCCGCGGCGCGACGGGGATCCTCGTCGGGATCGCGATCGTCGCGAGCGGGGTCTACTATGTCCGCGGGCGGACTGCAGTCCCCGGCCACAACCTGCCCGTCGTCGGCGCGCTGTTCCGCCGTCTCACGACGTTGCTCTCGAGTCGGGTCGACCGGCTCGCGACCTCGCCGGGGATCGTCGCGCTCGGCGCAGTCCACGGGTTCATGCCGTGTCCGATCATCTACCCGGCCTACCTCTACGCGTTCGCGCTGGGATCGCCGACGCAGGGCGCGCTCTCGCTGGCCGTCCTCGGCCTCGGGACGATCCCGACGCTGTTCGCCTACGGCACGGTCTTGAACACGATCGAACCCGAGACGCGAGTCAGGCTCCACCGCGGGCTGGGCGCGGCGTTCATCGTCCTCGGCTACATCCCGCTCTCGCACGGCCTGATGCTGTACGGCATCCATCTACCGCACGTCCCGCTGCCGTTCGAACCCCTGTTCTAA
- a CDS encoding heavy metal translocating P-type ATPase has protein sequence MGDNSRPTARPHASPSKAGAPTAESNVHTAAGDGSAVDTGTCDLCELPTPPEPITAADVDGTFCCRGCLEVSRALEGANAPDESAVQSRLDRRSEDTDLDALEGEDAYLAVDGMHCSTCEAFLETTAEREDGILGATASYATDTIRLVYDPDRLAAEDLPDLVSGYGYTAADRAAADGDAGADDSLARLLLGGFFGMMVMVWYVLFLYPTYFGLEPVVEFGGYELTFLSANIWAFTSFILFYTGYPILRGASVSLRAGRPNMDLLVATAALGSYGYSAVALALGESHLYFDVTVAIILVVTAGTRYESSVKRRATGLLSELTEGQVDEARLERGETVPLEAVDPGDRLLVRPGERVPLDGEVIEGTAAVDESLVTGESLPVGKGPGDPVRGGTVVTDAPIVLAVGEDAESTHDRLVSLLWSIQSARPGVQRLADKLATIFVPLVVVLAVATAAVTFATGSSASTALLLGLTVVIVSCPCALGLATPLAIAAGVQNAAERGIVVAAETIFEDARDIDVVVLDKTGTLTTGRMAVEATHTVEGTDADDLLRRAGAVEALTEHPIAAAVADAAPDDATAEAASAVEGFERADRGVSGLVDGERVVVGHPDYLRVRGLAVPSALESTIDDARAAGDVPVVVGWDGRARGTIVVGDSAREDLDAALATLSSGREIVVLTGDEGPAAEEFRALEGVDEVFAGVPPEAKAETVDRLRSRGTVAMVGDGSNDAPALAAADVGIAMGSGTKLATDAADAVIVGDDLAAVAETFDIASSTRRRIRQNLGWAFAYNAVAIPLAVAGLLNPLFAAVAMAASSALVVCNSARSM, from the coding sequence ATGGGAGATAACTCACGCCCGACCGCACGACCGCACGCATCGCCGTCGAAAGCGGGCGCGCCGACCGCGGAATCGAACGTCCACACCGCGGCCGGAGACGGCTCCGCAGTCGACACCGGTACCTGTGACCTCTGCGAGCTACCGACACCCCCCGAGCCGATCACCGCAGCCGATGTCGACGGCACGTTCTGCTGTCGGGGCTGTCTCGAGGTCTCACGTGCGCTCGAGGGTGCCAACGCGCCCGACGAGTCGGCAGTCCAGTCGCGACTCGACCGACGGAGCGAGGACACCGATCTCGACGCCCTCGAGGGCGAAGACGCCTACCTCGCGGTCGACGGCATGCATTGCTCGACCTGCGAGGCCTTCCTCGAGACGACGGCCGAACGCGAGGATGGCATCCTCGGCGCGACGGCGAGCTACGCGACGGACACGATCCGGCTCGTCTACGATCCCGACCGGCTCGCGGCCGAGGATCTCCCCGACCTCGTCTCTGGCTACGGCTATACCGCGGCCGATCGAGCGGCCGCCGACGGCGACGCGGGCGCCGACGACAGCCTCGCTCGGCTCTTGCTGGGCGGCTTCTTCGGCATGATGGTCATGGTGTGGTACGTTCTCTTTCTCTACCCGACCTACTTCGGCCTCGAGCCTGTCGTCGAGTTCGGCGGCTACGAACTTACCTTCCTGTCGGCGAACATCTGGGCGTTCACCTCGTTCATCCTCTTTTACACCGGGTACCCGATCCTCCGGGGCGCGTCCGTCAGCCTCCGGGCTGGACGGCCGAACATGGACCTACTCGTCGCGACGGCCGCGCTCGGCTCGTATGGCTACAGCGCCGTCGCGCTCGCCCTCGGGGAGAGCCACCTCTACTTCGACGTGACCGTCGCGATCATCCTCGTCGTCACCGCAGGGACCCGCTACGAGAGCTCGGTCAAGCGCCGCGCGACCGGGCTGCTCTCCGAGCTGACCGAGGGGCAGGTCGACGAGGCCCGCCTCGAGCGCGGCGAGACGGTCCCGCTCGAGGCCGTCGATCCCGGCGACCGCCTGCTCGTGCGACCCGGCGAGCGGGTCCCGCTGGACGGCGAAGTCATCGAGGGCACGGCAGCGGTCGACGAGTCGCTCGTGACCGGCGAATCGCTGCCCGTCGGGAAGGGGCCGGGCGACCCGGTCCGGGGTGGCACCGTCGTCACCGACGCGCCGATCGTCCTCGCGGTCGGCGAGGACGCCGAGAGCACCCACGACCGGCTCGTCTCGCTGCTCTGGTCGATCCAGAGCGCCCGCCCCGGCGTCCAGCGCCTCGCGGACAAGCTCGCGACGATCTTCGTCCCGCTGGTGGTCGTCCTCGCCGTCGCGACGGCCGCCGTCACGTTCGCGACCGGCTCGAGCGCGTCGACCGCGCTCTTGCTCGGGCTGACGGTCGTCATCGTCTCCTGTCCGTGCGCACTCGGGCTCGCGACGCCGCTGGCCATCGCCGCGGGCGTCCAGAACGCCGCCGAGCGGGGGATCGTTGTCGCCGCCGAGACGATCTTCGAGGACGCTCGAGACATCGACGTCGTCGTCCTCGACAAGACCGGGACGCTCACGACCGGTCGGATGGCCGTCGAAGCGACACACACCGTCGAGGGCACCGACGCAGACGACCTGCTCCGGCGGGCCGGCGCGGTCGAAGCGCTCACCGAGCACCCGATCGCGGCCGCCGTCGCGGACGCAGCACCCGACGACGCCACCGCCGAGGCCGCGAGCGCCGTCGAGGGCTTCGAACGCGCAGATCGCGGCGTCAGCGGCCTCGTCGACGGCGAGCGCGTCGTCGTCGGCCACCCCGACTACCTTCGCGTGCGCGGGCTCGCGGTTCCGAGCGCCCTCGAGTCGACGATCGACGATGCACGTGCGGCGGGCGACGTCCCGGTCGTCGTCGGCTGGGACGGACGGGCCCGCGGAACGATCGTGGTGGGCGATTCGGCGCGCGAGGATCTCGACGCGGCGCTCGCAACGCTCTCGAGCGGACGGGAGATCGTCGTCCTCACCGGCGACGAGGGGCCGGCCGCCGAGGAGTTCCGCGCGCTCGAGGGCGTCGACGAGGTCTTCGCCGGCGTTCCGCCGGAAGCGAAGGCCGAAACCGTCGACCGGCTCCGCTCGCGGGGAACGGTTGCGATGGTCGGCGACGGGAGCAACGACGCGCCAGCGCTGGCCGCCGCCGACGTGGGCATCGCGATGGGAAGCGGGACGAAACTCGCGACCGACGCTGCCGACGCGGTGATCGTCGGCGACGACCTCGCGGCCGTGGCTGAGACGTTCGATATCGCGTCGAGCACGCGCCGTCGGATCCGCCAGAACCTCGGCTGGGCGTTCGCCTACAACGCGGTCGCGATCCCGCTCGCGGTCGCCGGTCTCCTGAACCCGCTCTTCGCGGCCGTCGCGATGGCGGCGAGCAGCGCGCTGGTCGTCTGTAACTCCGCGCGCTCGATGTGA
- a CDS encoding b(o/a)3-type cytochrome-c oxidase subunit 1, whose product MTVRNAYVDQFPDEAAVIKAAFWSSFIVLAIGGTLGLIQALHRTDVFRFIQSADYYTILTAHGVLLAVTFTIFFLVGIFTWAITTGLDRGVVDIRFTWAWYALMVVGALLATVTIFAGLLEQAPTVLGSELYADVLFTFYAPLQAHPLFYLGLVLFVVGSWLAGVDWFRTWWAWRKENADERIPLPAFMVLATTLFWYICTLGVAIAILAFLLPWSLGIVDSVNPLLTRTLFWYFGHAVVYFWLMPTYLMWYLMLPKFAGGKLFSDPLARVVFVLFLLLSTPLGIHHQYLDPGIAEGFKFIAMTNTMFLLLPSLLTAFTVVASMEHGARQRGGEGYLGWLKALPWRDPVFTGMALAGLMFAAAGFSGMINAGMNINYLVHNTWWVVGHFHLTVGTAVALTFMAVSYWFIPQVTGKPLWNRSVALAQVLLWFIGMTFMSNAMHRSGLFGMPRRTAEPQYQGFDFEPAVGTVGEINAQVALGAVLLTLSLAVFLLVMIMTSLNGTSDDIPDNTYADALSGPEDSPAILDNLKVWTAIAIVLVIFAYTLPFAAIIDSGGLFGEGIEGFQLTLGTDPALALESLSEVIR is encoded by the coding sequence ATGACAGTGCGTAACGCCTACGTCGACCAATTCCCCGACGAGGCAGCCGTGATCAAGGCGGCGTTCTGGAGTTCCTTCATTGTGCTGGCGATCGGCGGGACGCTCGGGCTCATCCAGGCGCTCCACCGGACGGACGTGTTCCGGTTCATCCAGTCGGCGGACTACTACACCATCCTCACCGCACACGGTGTGTTGCTGGCGGTCACGTTCACGATCTTCTTCCTCGTGGGCATCTTCACCTGGGCGATAACCACCGGCTTGGACCGCGGGGTCGTGGACATCCGCTTTACCTGGGCCTGGTACGCGCTGATGGTCGTCGGCGCGCTGCTGGCCACCGTCACGATCTTCGCCGGCCTCCTCGAGCAAGCGCCGACGGTGCTCGGCTCGGAGCTGTACGCGGACGTGCTCTTCACGTTCTACGCGCCGCTGCAGGCCCATCCCCTGTTCTACCTGGGGCTGGTGCTGTTCGTCGTCGGCTCCTGGCTCGCCGGCGTCGACTGGTTCCGGACCTGGTGGGCCTGGCGCAAAGAGAACGCCGACGAGCGCATCCCGCTGCCGGCGTTTATGGTTCTGGCGACGACGCTGTTCTGGTACATCTGTACGCTCGGCGTCGCGATAGCGATCCTCGCCTTCCTGTTGCCGTGGTCGCTGGGGATCGTCGATTCGGTCAACCCGCTGTTGACCCGGACGCTGTTCTGGTACTTCGGTCACGCCGTCGTCTACTTCTGGCTGATGCCGACGTACCTGATGTGGTATCTCATGCTGCCGAAGTTCGCCGGCGGGAAACTGTTCAGCGATCCGCTCGCACGCGTCGTCTTCGTGCTGTTCCTGTTGCTCTCGACGCCGCTGGGGATTCACCACCAGTATCTTGACCCCGGCATCGCGGAAGGGTTCAAGTTCATCGCGATGACGAACACGATGTTCCTCCTGCTGCCGAGCCTGTTGACGGCTTTCACCGTCGTCGCGAGCATGGAACACGGCGCTCGCCAGCGCGGCGGCGAGGGCTACCTCGGCTGGCTCAAGGCGCTCCCGTGGCGCGACCCGGTCTTTACCGGCATGGCACTGGCGGGCCTGATGTTCGCCGCGGCCGGCTTCTCCGGCATGATCAACGCGGGGATGAACATCAACTACCTCGTCCACAACACCTGGTGGGTCGTCGGTCACTTCCACCTCACCGTCGGCACCGCCGTCGCGCTGACCTTCATGGCGGTGTCGTACTGGTTCATCCCGCAAGTGACCGGCAAGCCGCTCTGGAACCGCTCGGTCGCGCTGGCACAGGTCCTGCTCTGGTTCATCGGCATGACGTTCATGTCGAACGCGATGCACCGCTCCGGCCTGTTCGGCATGCCCCGCCGGACCGCCGAGCCCCAGTACCAGGGCTTCGACTTCGAGCCCGCCGTCGGTACCGTCGGCGAGATCAACGCCCAGGTCGCCCTCGGCGCGGTGTTGCTAACCCTCTCGCTGGCCGTCTTCCTCTTGGTCATGATCATGACCTCGCTCAACGGCACCAGCGACGACATTCCGGACAACACCTACGCCGACGCGCTCTCCGGACCCGAGGACTCGCCGGCGATCCTCGATAACCTCAAAGTCTGGACCGCGATCGCGATCGTCCTCGTGATCTTCGCGTACACGCTCCCGTTCGCGGCCATCATCGACTCCGGCGGCCTGTTCGGCGAGGGCATCGAGGGCTTCCAGCTCACCCTCGGGACCGATCCCGCGCTCGCCCTCGAGTCCCTCAGCGAGGTGATTCGGTAG
- a CDS encoding DUF7521 family protein, protein MSPAAATPTAIALAVVKTLVLIVGGVISYFAYKAYRRTRQPALGYLSLGFGLVTLGLVLAGMLTEVLGVPLMTGILLESLLVLAGFLVIARSLYVT, encoded by the coding sequence ATGTCGCCCGCCGCCGCAACGCCGACTGCGATCGCGCTCGCGGTCGTCAAAACGCTCGTCCTCATCGTCGGCGGCGTCATCTCCTATTTCGCGTACAAGGCCTACCGGCGAACCCGTCAGCCGGCGCTTGGCTATCTCTCGCTCGGCTTCGGCCTCGTCACTCTCGGCCTGGTGCTCGCCGGGATGCTGACCGAAGTGCTCGGCGTGCCGTTGATGACCGGCATCCTGCTCGAGAGCCTGCTCGTGCTGGCCGGCTTCCTCGTGATCGCCCGCTCGCTGTACGTGACCTGA
- a CDS encoding Hsp20/alpha crystallin family protein has protein sequence MTLKDLGRSVGNALYRQVGRANSRVQSYRSLPVDILEDDNTYRVVFDAPGAEPDDVQVRYLEGTVRIRIDRFRQFHEGHEMRFPGRGMALSGEAELPADAVVDPDAGTAKLSETGTLAVEIPKDSAVRGTETTDAAVEVDSPDEPSSDASTETEPVALDD, from the coding sequence GTGACCCTCAAAGATCTCGGCAGGTCGGTCGGCAACGCGTTGTACCGTCAGGTCGGCCGCGCGAACAGCCGCGTCCAGAGCTACCGCTCGCTCCCCGTCGACATCCTCGAGGACGACAACACCTACCGCGTCGTCTTCGACGCGCCCGGTGCCGAACCCGACGACGTACAGGTCCGCTACCTCGAGGGAACCGTCAGGATTCGGATCGACCGGTTCCGCCAGTTCCACGAGGGACACGAGATGCGCTTTCCCGGCCGCGGGATGGCCCTGAGCGGTGAGGCCGAACTGCCGGCCGACGCCGTCGTCGATCCGGACGCCGGCACCGCGAAACTCTCCGAAACGGGAACGTTGGCGGTCGAGATCCCGAAGGATTCGGCGGTGAGGGGAACCGAGACGACCGACGCCGCGGTCGAGGTCGACTCGCCCGACGAACCGTCGTCGGACGCGAGCACCGAGACGGAACCCGTCGCCCTCGACGACTGA
- a CDS encoding mannose-1-phosphate guanylyltransferase — protein sequence MDRPIVACVLAGGIGSRLYPASRSDRPKQFLAFGGERSLLSRTLDRTAVADERYVLTREAFADEVRDHAPEAGVLVEPAGKDTGPALVYAAWRLREQFDAEPVLLCLPSDHHVADDAAFATRLERAAEIAVETDGLVTLGVEPTRPATGYGYIVPESAGEGRLEGNGDGTGADDYAAVERFTEKPARERATRLIEASAYWNAGIFAWTPSALLREARDSPLAPLVAALEDGDPDRGFDAVEPVSVDYAIMERASDVVVTPLPVEWDDLGTWDAVGRVLAGDDDGREDGDGANATVAGDVLSIDAENNVVAAPDAHVALLEVDDLIIAAFDDRILVAPREASQRVRTIVERLRERDAF from the coding sequence ATGGATCGGCCCATCGTCGCCTGCGTGCTCGCCGGCGGTATCGGCAGCCGACTCTATCCCGCGAGCCGAAGCGACCGCCCCAAGCAGTTCCTCGCGTTCGGCGGCGAGCGCTCGCTGCTCTCGAGGACGCTCGATCGGACGGCCGTCGCCGACGAGCGCTACGTGCTGACCCGCGAGGCCTTCGCCGACGAGGTCCGCGACCACGCGCCCGAGGCGGGCGTGCTCGTCGAGCCCGCCGGCAAGGACACCGGCCCGGCGCTGGTCTACGCCGCCTGGCGGCTCCGCGAGCAGTTCGACGCGGAGCCGGTGTTACTCTGCCTCCCTAGCGACCACCACGTCGCCGACGACGCCGCGTTCGCCACGCGCCTCGAGCGCGCCGCGGAGATCGCCGTCGAGACGGACGGGCTCGTCACGCTCGGCGTCGAGCCGACGCGGCCGGCGACGGGCTACGGCTATATCGTCCCCGAGAGCGCCGGCGAGGGTCGGCTCGAGGGTAACGGCGACGGAACCGGAGCCGACGACTACGCCGCGGTCGAGCGCTTCACGGAGAAACCCGCCCGCGAGAGAGCGACGCGGCTCATCGAGGCCAGCGCGTACTGGAACGCCGGGATATTCGCCTGGACGCCGAGTGCGCTCCTACGCGAGGCTCGCGACTCGCCGCTCGCGCCTCTCGTCGCGGCGCTCGAGGACGGCGATCCCGACCGGGGATTCGACGCGGTCGAACCCGTCAGCGTGGATTACGCGATCATGGAGCGGGCGAGCGACGTCGTCGTGACGCCGCTGCCGGTCGAGTGGGACGATCTCGGAACGTGGGACGCCGTCGGGCGCGTCCTCGCAGGCGACGATGATGGCAGGGAAGACGGCGACGGCGCGAACGCGACCGTCGCCGGCGACGTCCTCTCGATCGACGCCGAAAACAACGTCGTCGCCGCGCCCGACGCGCACGTCGCGCTGCTCGAGGTCGACGACCTGATCATCGCGGCGTTCGACGATCGAATTCTCGTCGCACCCCGCGAGGCGTCCCAGCGGGTGCGGACGATCGTCGAACGGCTGCGCGAGCGCGACGCGTTCTGA
- a CDS encoding DUF7091 family protein: MADRRRLERLLRTTLQGAGEQFEEWRRSTDEQLEEARDSYEVARNARGLPTDEAGRAKIVCRRYAEQRAAKLDEEYRPACYEAGHPDCEGCAEDVRKGRIETW, translated from the coding sequence ATGGCGGACCGGCGTCGACTCGAGCGGCTCCTGCGCACGACGCTGCAGGGCGCGGGCGAGCAATTCGAAGAGTGGCGCAGATCGACCGACGAGCAACTCGAGGAGGCCCGCGACTCCTACGAAGTGGCGAGAAACGCCCGTGGGCTGCCCACTGACGAGGCCGGCCGGGCGAAGATCGTCTGCCGGCGCTACGCCGAGCAGCGCGCGGCGAAGCTAGACGAGGAGTACCGGCCGGCCTGTTACGAGGCCGGCCACCCCGACTGCGAGGGGTGTGCCGAAGACGTCCGCAAGGGCCGGATCGAGACCTGGTGA
- a CDS encoding cytochrome c oxidase subunit II, whose translation MNIHTYEKAWLVASMVLIVGFIATITYGAVGPGIAMIDDDGGSINPDEINDHERFAEPGVTHVGGNEYEVAVVAQAWSYSPSQIEVPANSEVTFYITSRDVTHSFTVVGTNMNTMVIPGQVSQMTVKFDEPGEYGILCNEYCGEYHHTMEGKLNVVPEDEFDLTELSVEAPDEVQAGNETTITATVSDGMQSDLETTVTLELGEQTLERDVTISGEGSETVEFAVDTAELGTGEHDWTVTADGHEESGTLSVVDSTDGGDDSA comes from the coding sequence ATGAACATCCACACCTACGAGAAGGCGTGGCTGGTCGCCTCGATGGTGTTGATCGTCGGCTTCATCGCGACGATCACGTACGGCGCCGTCGGCCCCGGCATCGCGATGATCGACGACGACGGTGGGTCGATCAATCCGGACGAGATCAACGACCACGAACGGTTCGCGGAACCCGGTGTCACCCACGTCGGCGGCAACGAGTACGAGGTCGCCGTCGTCGCGCAGGCGTGGTCGTACAGCCCGAGTCAGATCGAGGTGCCCGCAAATAGCGAAGTGACGTTTTACATCACGAGCCGTGACGTGACGCACAGCTTCACCGTCGTCGGGACGAACATGAACACGATGGTCATCCCCGGTCAGGTGTCACAGATGACCGTCAAGTTCGACGAACCCGGCGAGTACGGCATCCTCTGTAACGAGTACTGCGGCGAGTATCACCACACCATGGAAGGCAAACTGAACGTCGTCCCCGAAGATGAGTTCGACCTGACCGAACTGTCCGTCGAGGCACCCGACGAGGTCCAGGCGGGCAACGAAACGACCATCACCGCGACCGTGAGCGACGGCATGCAGAGCGACCTCGAGACGACCGTCACCCTCGAGCTCGGCGAGCAGACCCTCGAGCGCGATGTCACGATCTCGGGTGAGGGCAGCGAGACCGTCGAGTTCGCGGTCGATACCGCGGAGCTCGGCACGGGCGAGCACGACTGGACGGTGACCGCCGACGGCCACGAGGAGAGCGGGACGCTCTCGGTCGTCGACTCGACCGACGGAGGTGATGACAGTGCGTAA